A genome region from Proteus vulgaris includes the following:
- a CDS encoding serine/threonine protein kinase, with the protein MEMSASFNFQGLSPDNIWDALVKIGFYPESGLIELNSYENRVFQFVDEHRQRYVVKFYRPQRWSYEQIKEEHEFVLALKEAEVSVAAPLMINSETVHFSDDGFYFAIFPSIGGRAYETDNLFHLEEVGRTLGRIHQIGRKKSYEYRPTLSIAEYLRAPKLAFESSALIPNNLKPQFIEVIDKLIHDVRPRIEDSAWQMLRLHGDCHPGNILWRDDVVMVDFDDSRMGPAVQDFWMLLNGSRQEQVIQMDTILESYNEYQDFDLRELSLIEPLRAMRMVHYLAWVLKRWNDPAFPRAFIWFQDQDFWFKQLALFKGQVEQLNEPPSQLSPMY; encoded by the coding sequence ATGGAAATGTCTGCCTCATTTAATTTTCAGGGACTTTCACCTGATAACATTTGGGACGCGTTAGTTAAAATCGGTTTTTATCCTGAGTCAGGGTTAATAGAGCTAAACAGCTATGAAAATCGTGTTTTTCAATTTGTAGATGAACATCGACAACGTTATGTGGTGAAATTTTATCGTCCTCAACGCTGGTCGTATGAACAAATAAAAGAAGAACATGAATTTGTTTTAGCATTAAAGGAAGCCGAGGTATCCGTTGCGGCTCCTTTAATGATTAATAGTGAGACAGTCCACTTTTCTGATGATGGGTTTTATTTTGCAATATTTCCCAGCATAGGGGGAAGAGCATATGAAACGGATAATTTATTTCATCTAGAAGAAGTTGGACGCACATTAGGGCGCATTCATCAAATAGGTAGAAAGAAGAGTTATGAGTATCGTCCAACCCTTTCTATTGCAGAATATCTGAGAGCGCCAAAATTAGCATTTGAAAGTAGTGCATTAATTCCTAATAACCTCAAACCTCAGTTTATAGAGGTTATAGATAAACTTATTCATGATGTGCGTCCTAGAATAGAGGACTCTGCATGGCAAATGTTACGGCTACATGGTGATTGCCATCCTGGTAATATATTGTGGCGTGATGACGTGGTGATGGTTGATTTTGATGATTCCCGAATGGGACCTGCGGTACAAGACTTTTGGATGTTATTAAACGGCTCGCGGCAAGAGCAAGTTATACAAATGGATACAATCCTTGAGTCTTATAATGAATATCAAGATTTTGATTTACGTGAGTTGTCATTAATTGAGCCACTAAGAGCAATGAGAATGGTGCATTATCTCGCGTGGGTATTAAAACGCTGGAATGATCCTGCTTTTCCTCGTGCCTTTATTTGGTTTCAAGATCAAGATTTTTGGTTTAAACAATTAGCCTTATTCAAGGGGCAAGTGGAGCAATTAAATGAGCCTCCTTCACAACTTAGCCCAATGTATTAA
- the dsbA gene encoding thiol:disulfide interchange protein DsbA gives MKKIWLALASMVLAFSVSAADISEGKQYTNLSKPITASPDVVEFFSFYCPHCYQFSEVYKVNSTVEKNAPENTNVVRYHVDFLGPLGKDLTRSWAVAMALGVEDQVAPVLFKGIQETQSIRSVDDIRNAFINAGVKGEDYDAAMNSFVVNSLVSQQQNAVVDFQINGVPAMIVGGKYKMKNDGISAKSPEEYAKTYSDIVNQLLLKK, from the coding sequence ATGAAAAAAATTTGGCTGGCGTTAGCAAGTATGGTGTTAGCATTCAGTGTTTCTGCTGCTGATATTTCTGAAGGAAAACAGTACACGAATCTTTCCAAACCTATTACAGCATCGCCTGATGTTGTTGAGTTTTTCTCTTTTTATTGCCCACATTGTTATCAATTTTCTGAAGTATATAAAGTCAATAGCACTGTTGAAAAGAATGCGCCAGAAAACACCAATGTTGTCCGTTATCACGTTGATTTCTTAGGACCTTTAGGTAAAGATCTGACACGTTCTTGGGCTGTGGCTATGGCTTTAGGCGTTGAAGATCAAGTTGCTCCCGTTTTATTTAAAGGTATTCAAGAAACTCAATCTATTCGTTCTGTTGACGATATTCGTAATGCTTTTATTAACGCAGGCGTTAAAGGCGAAGATTATGATGCAGCAATGAATAGCTTTGTCGTGAATTCTTTAGTTAGCCAACAACAGAATGCTGTCGTTGATTTCCAAATCAATGGTGTTCCAGCCATGATAGTTGGTGGCAAATATAAAATGAAAAATGATGGTATCAGTGCAAAATCACCAGAGGAATATGCAAAAACATATTCGGATATTGTGAATCAATTATTGCTGAAAAAATAA
- the polA gene encoding DNA polymerase I, with the protein MVQIAENPFILVDGSSYLYRAYHAFPPLTNSQGEPTGAMYGVLNMLRSLIIQYKPSHVAVVFDAKGKTFRDELYEEYKSNRPPMPDDLREQIAPLHEMVQAMGLPLLSISGVEADDVIGTLALKAAADGHDVLISTGDKDMAQLVTPKITLINTMTNVILGPDEVKEKYGVPPELIIDFLALMGDSSDNIPGVPGVGEKTALGLLQGLGSLDDIYQQLDNIATLSFRGAKTLGAKMAEHEKVAKLSYKLATIKTDVELDKTFDDLVVNEPNLDQLLAMFTRYEFKRWISDLQNGGWLAQRSTHKVAVPYSSEAITPKEVPASANFPVITQENYEAVLTHESLTRWVELLKKAPAFAFDTETDSLNNIDARLVGLSFAIEPGKAAYIPLRHEYLDAPEQLPVNEVLAALKPILEDKNILKIGQNLKFDRGIMENEGIELNGIYFDTMLESYVLNSVSSRHDMDTLAEKHLNHKTTTFEEIAGKGKGQLTFNQIEVEQATLYAAEDADITLLLHQALYPQIEAIEPLNHVYRDIEMPLVPVLSRMERKGVLIDAQVLAVQSQEITQRLAEIEKETFALAGQEFNLSSPKQLQEILFDKLQLPVIKKTPKGAPSTNEEVLEELAHSHELPRLILEHRGLAKLKSTYTDKLPLMVNSKTKRVHTSYHQAVTATGRLSSRDPNLQNIPVRNEEGRRIRQAFIAREGFKIVAADYSQIELRIMAHLSQDKGLLDAFAQGKDIHRATASEVFGIPLDEVTSEQRRSAKAINFGLIYGMSAFGLSQQIGVERREAQRYMDLYFERYPGVLDYMERTRKQASEQGYVETLEGRRLYLPEINSKNAIRRKASEREAINAPMQGTAADIIKKAMIAVDNWICNECPADVHMIMQVHDELVFEVRESYLENANIMIHKLMESSMKLAIPLKVEVGVGNNWDEAH; encoded by the coding sequence ATGGTCCAGATAGCAGAAAACCCCTTTATCCTTGTAGATGGCTCTTCATATCTTTATCGCGCCTATCATGCATTTCCACCGCTAACCAATAGCCAAGGTGAGCCAACGGGTGCGATGTACGGCGTGTTGAACATGCTACGTAGCCTAATAATACAGTATAAACCAAGCCATGTTGCGGTTGTGTTTGACGCTAAAGGTAAAACATTCCGTGATGAGTTGTATGAGGAATATAAATCTAATCGTCCTCCAATGCCGGATGATTTACGTGAACAAATAGCACCCTTGCATGAGATGGTGCAAGCAATGGGTTTACCATTGTTATCTATTTCAGGTGTAGAAGCAGATGACGTTATTGGAACATTGGCACTAAAAGCAGCGGCTGATGGGCATGATGTTTTAATCAGTACTGGCGATAAAGATATGGCGCAATTAGTGACGCCAAAGATTACGCTGATTAACACCATGACCAACGTTATTTTAGGTCCTGATGAAGTTAAAGAAAAATATGGTGTTCCTCCTGAACTGATTATTGATTTCCTCGCATTAATGGGCGATTCTTCTGATAACATTCCTGGTGTTCCCGGTGTCGGTGAGAAAACGGCATTAGGCCTTTTACAAGGACTTGGTAGTTTAGATGATATCTATCAACAGCTTGATAATATCGCCACATTGAGTTTCCGTGGTGCTAAAACACTGGGCGCCAAAATGGCAGAACATGAGAAAGTGGCAAAACTTTCTTATAAGCTGGCAACGATTAAAACAGATGTTGAACTCGATAAAACGTTTGATGATTTAGTGGTTAATGAGCCAAATCTAGATCAATTACTAGCGATGTTTACGCGTTATGAGTTTAAACGTTGGATCAGTGATCTTCAAAATGGTGGATGGTTAGCTCAACGGAGTACACACAAAGTTGCTGTACCTTACTCCTCTGAAGCCATTACTCCCAAAGAAGTACCTGCATCAGCTAATTTTCCTGTTATTACACAAGAGAATTATGAAGCTGTCTTAACGCATGAAAGCTTAACGCGATGGGTTGAACTTCTTAAGAAAGCGCCTGCATTTGCATTTGATACAGAAACTGACAGTTTAAATAATATTGATGCTCGTTTAGTGGGGCTGTCATTTGCTATTGAACCGGGTAAGGCGGCTTATATTCCATTGCGTCATGAGTATTTAGATGCGCCAGAGCAACTTCCTGTTAATGAAGTGCTAGCGGCATTAAAACCTATTTTAGAAGATAAAAACATTCTAAAAATTGGGCAAAACTTGAAGTTTGATCGTGGCATTATGGAAAATGAAGGTATCGAATTAAACGGTATTTATTTTGATACTATGCTGGAGTCTTATGTCTTAAATAGTGTGAGTAGCCGCCATGATATGGATACCTTAGCGGAAAAACATTTAAATCATAAAACCACAACATTTGAAGAGATTGCTGGTAAAGGTAAAGGTCAGCTGACCTTTAACCAAATTGAGGTTGAGCAAGCGACGTTATATGCTGCTGAAGATGCTGATATCACTTTATTACTCCATCAAGCGCTATATCCTCAAATAGAAGCCATTGAGCCTCTTAACCATGTTTACCGCGATATTGAAATGCCATTAGTTCCTGTGTTGTCGAGAATGGAACGCAAAGGTGTATTAATTGATGCTCAAGTGTTAGCTGTTCAATCTCAAGAGATTACACAACGTTTAGCAGAAATTGAAAAAGAGACGTTTGCGTTAGCAGGACAAGAATTTAACCTCTCTTCACCTAAACAGTTACAAGAAATCTTATTTGATAAATTGCAATTGCCCGTTATCAAGAAAACCCCGAAAGGGGCGCCCTCAACGAATGAAGAAGTATTGGAAGAATTAGCGCATAGCCATGAATTACCTCGTTTAATTTTAGAGCATCGTGGTCTTGCGAAATTAAAATCGACCTATACGGATAAATTGCCATTGATGGTGAATAGTAAAACGAAGCGTGTACATACTTCATATCATCAAGCAGTGACGGCAACGGGGCGTTTATCTTCTCGCGATCCGAATCTTCAAAATATCCCAGTAAGAAATGAAGAAGGACGTCGAATTCGCCAAGCATTTATTGCCCGTGAAGGCTTTAAAATTGTTGCAGCCGACTATTCACAAATTGAATTGCGGATCATGGCACATTTATCACAAGATAAAGGTTTGTTAGATGCCTTTGCTCAAGGTAAAGATATTCACCGAGCTACTGCATCTGAAGTGTTTGGTATACCTTTAGACGAAGTTACCTCTGAACAACGTCGTAGTGCGAAAGCGATCAACTTTGGTCTTATTTATGGTATGAGCGCATTTGGTTTATCACAGCAGATTGGTGTGGAGAGAAGAGAAGCTCAGCGTTATATGGATCTCTATTTTGAACGCTACCCAGGTGTATTGGACTATATGGAGCGCACTCGTAAACAAGCTTCTGAACAAGGCTATGTTGAAACGTTAGAAGGGCGTCGCCTCTATTTACCAGAAATTAATTCAAAGAATGCAATTCGTCGTAAAGCTTCAGAGCGTGAGGCGATTAATGCTCCAATGCAAGGTACAGCGGCAGATATCATCAAAAAAGCAATGATTGCTGTGGATAATTGGATTTGCAATGAATGTCCAGCAGATGTGCATATGATTATGCAAGTACACGATGAATTAGTATTTGAAGTGCGAGAGTCTTATTTAGAGAATGCAAATATCATGATCCACAAATTGATGGAAAGCAGTATGAAATTAGCGATCCCGTTGAAAGTGGAAGTCGGAGTGGGTAATAACTGGGATGAAGCCCATTAA
- a CDS encoding YihD family protein yields the protein MKCHRLNEVMELLHPVWEENSDLNLIQLLQKLADEAGFKGQLSDLTDDILIYHLKMRGSAPTDVIPGLKKDYEEDFKTAILRARGVIKD from the coding sequence GTTATGGAATTATTGCACCCAGTTTGGGAAGAAAATTCTGATTTAAACTTAATTCAATTATTGCAGAAACTGGCTGATGAAGCGGGTTTTAAAGGTCAATTATCTGATCTGACTGATGATATTTTGATTTACCATCTAAAAATGCGCGGCTCAGCGCCGACAGATGTGATACCAGGACTGAAAAAAGATTACGAAGAAGATTTTAAAACCGCTATTTTACGTGCTCGTGGTGTAATTAAAGATTAA
- the def gene encoding peptide deformylase has translation MAVLTLLRFPDERLRRVAVPVEKVDDEIRTLIDDMIETMYAERGIGLAAPQVNVSKRIIVIDVSENRDQPIALINPEIISTEDEMMDMMDGCLSIPDSFAPTERYRFLKVKALDRNGDEIELEASDLFAGCIQHELDHLNGKLFIDHLSPLKRQRIEKKQKKLSKLINSQVA, from the coding sequence ATGGCTGTATTAACGCTCTTGCGTTTTCCTGATGAGCGTCTGCGCAGAGTCGCAGTACCAGTGGAAAAAGTAGATGACGAAATACGCACATTAATCGATGACATGATTGAAACCATGTATGCAGAACGAGGTATTGGCTTAGCAGCCCCTCAGGTTAATGTATCTAAACGCATTATTGTAATTGATGTTTCTGAAAACCGAGATCAACCGATTGCACTTATCAATCCTGAAATTATCAGCACTGAAGATGAAATGATGGATATGATGGATGGGTGTCTATCTATTCCCGATTCTTTTGCTCCAACAGAGCGTTACCGTTTTTTAAAGGTTAAGGCATTAGATAGAAATGGGGATGAAATTGAACTTGAAGCCTCGGATTTATTCGCAGGCTGCATTCAGCATGAGTTGGACCATCTTAATGGCAAACTCTTTATTGACCATTTATCTCCGTTAAAACGTCAACGTATTGAGAAAAAACAAAAGAAATTGAGCAAATTGATAAACTCACAAGTTGCTTAA